From the Cryptomeria japonica chromosome 2, Sugi_1.0, whole genome shotgun sequence genome, one window contains:
- the LOC131873748 gene encoding uncharacterized protein LOC131873748 yields the protein CRRNNTHMSEAQRSALNALLYRTGDQSRDIVLAPATNRPGDLDSAVTDRVDEVLEFALPGEEERLKLLKLYLEKYIAQAGSTRTRWASFFKGRQQKIEIKGISEDVLREVAVKTEGFSGREIAKMMASVQAAVYGSFDCVLDANLFREVVDYKVAEHYQRKKLAAESKA from the coding sequence TGCAGACGCAATAACACTCATATGAGTGAAGCTCAGCGGAGTGCTCTTAATGCACTTTTATATCGTACTGGGGATCAATCCAGAGACATAGTGCTTGCTCCTGCAACAAATCGGCCAGGTGATCTTGATTCAGCTGTTACTGATCGTGTTGACGAGGTTCTTGAGTTCGCTCTTCCAGGAGAAGAGGAACGGCTTAAGTTATTAAAACTATATTTGGAGAAGTACATTGCACAGGCAGGCAGTACTAGAACTAGATGGGCATCTTTCTTTAAGGGTAGGcaacaaaagatagagataaagggtaTATCAGAAGATGTTCTCCGTGAGGTTGCTGTCAAAACTGAAGGATTCTCTGGCCGAGAAATAGCGAAGATGATGGCCAGTGTGCAAGCTGCTGTCTATGGTAGTTTCGATTGTGTTCTTGATGCCAACCTTTTTAGAGAAGTGGTGGATTACAAGGTTGCAGAGCACTACCAACGAAAGAAGCTTGCTGCTGAAAGTAAAGCTTGA